Within the Saccharopolyspora gloriosae genome, the region GATCCGCTGTCCCTCTGCGGAGGCGGGCAACGAGCCGTACGGCCACAGGTCGCTGCCGCAGATGCAGGAGCGCAGGACTCGCACCACCGCGTCGGTGGGCGCCTGCAGCTTGGGATCGGGGACGTCCTCGATCCGCACGTCCCCGGCACCGTGGATGATCGTCGCTCGCATGAATGACCTTCCGGATGAGATGTGCTTTCCGCCGCGGCGCGGCTCCTGGTCCGAGGATGGGACCCGGAGCCGCACGCCGCATGCGGCACCACTCATGCAACGCCTCATCACGGGCGCGCGGGAGGACTTGCTGACACGGGTACTGGCGGAACCCCCCGGCCGTCCTCGGGTCCCGGGCCGGTTGCGCAAATCGTTCGAAAGACCCGCTGCGACTCCGGCGGCCGCGACGAAAGTGTGCCGATACGGCTCTGGCGTGCTAGTGGGTGAGTCGGCGGATTCGTGATCCGCTGAAGTCGGCCTCGGTCGGCATTCGTCCGCGAAGATGGGTTCGTTTGCTTCTGGCACGCCAACACCCGTCCACGGGTGTGCAGGCCGTGCTTTTCGGTCATCGCATCCAGTCGCGCACGTCCTCGATGACGGTACGCATCGAGAATAAGTCCACAATGGACAAGCGATCGCCACCGCCGATCTCTCCGGGGTGGACCAGTCCTCCGCGAAGCGCGCGTGCCGGTTCTCGAGCGCCCGCTCGACGGCTTCGGCCGGTGTCCGGTCCGCCGACGGCAGCACCACCATCGCGGCTGCGGCGCAGCGCGTGGCGGGTCTCGGCGACCGCCACGCACACCCGGTGCTCCCCTTCGGAGCGGAAGAAGCTCGCCGTCTCGCCGGTGGCGTCCCGCAGTTCCTTGAGCACGGGATTGACCACCGAGAGCACGTCGAGGTCCTTGCCTGCCGCGACGCCCCAGTAGGCCATGCGCACGCCGCTGCGGAACCGGTCCTCACCGCGATCCAGGAAACGCCGAGCACCGCCTCGGCCAAGCCCTGCTGCCAGGCCAGCAGCACCTCTGGGGGCGGTCGGTTCATGTCGCTGCACGTCCCGCTCTCGGAGAGCACCCACCACCTCGTCGACGCCGACGTGTTCACCGCGTTCCGTGCGCCCCGTGCGTCACAGGGGATTCGGTGAACCTGAGCAATTCGATTGCCCTGAGTGGCATGTAACACGATCGAGTTTGATCGGGTCAGCTGAGGGGTAGGCAAGATGTCAGTATCGGATTTAGGTCGTCGAATCGGGAGTCCACGTTCCGTTCTGTCCGCGCGCACCCGTAGCGTCGAGGGATCGGATCAGAAGAACGCTATGTCACCGAAAGTGATTACGAGGTTGACGATCGATCGCGTGCTTCTTCTTGCTCGCTTGCGCGTCCCGCTACTGAGCAATTCGGATCCATTGGACCGTCGGGACGGCGGGATTCGAACCGACGCCTCCCTGCGGTTCAGCGATCGGCGGCGATCGTGACATGTGTGGCACTCCGATCACACGGGTAGGCCGTGGTCGAGAGGATCGGCCGAACGGTGACCGTTCCGCGTGCGGCGAACTGACGGCTACCGCTGCGGGGAGCAGGCGATGGCTCGCTGACGCTTTCGTGCGCCGGCGGGGGCCCGCGGTACGGATCGGGACGGCCGGAAGGCCACGCGGTCGGTGTCTCGTACGGTCAGGAGTTTGATCGAGCATGAACCATGAGGTGTTGGACCAACAGGTCAGAGAGCGCACCCGCGAGAAGATGAGCTTGGCCTCAACGATCGTCGGGTATCTGGACGAAGTGCGCGCAGCCGCGGAGGTGCTCGAAATACCGGTGTCGAACTCGAAAGCGGTCACCAGCGAGGCCCGCCTCGAAGTGGAACTGGATCACGCGCCCGACCTCCGGGTGGGGTGGACCCCGTATCAGGGTTGGTATTACCGGACGGATCAGGACGACGTGTACTACCGGGTCGGAAGTGAGACCGATGCCGCTTCGCTGATGCCCGAAGCTTCGGCCGTGGCCGGGTGGCTGCAACTGCTGAGCACCGGCAACCGCGACGGACACGCGGACGCTCCGGAAGAGCTCGACCCCGAAGACCAAGCCTTGGTGGAACGCCTGGTGACCTTCGGCGGGGGAGCGGACCCGCACTCGCCGGACTGAACGTGACCGAAGCGGAGACGCGCCGCAGTGTCATCAAGGGCGAGTCCGAGGGGGCTGGTTCGAATGCGTTCCGAGCTTGATCGGCCACCTCTCTGCCGTGGGGCTCGGCCCCGAAGAGATGACGCCGATAGAGAACGACGTGAACCCGTCCCGCACGAACATCGGTAACAGGAAAGGGTGCTCGTACATGGAAGACTCGACATCTGAGGTCAAAACCGAGCAAATCGCGATCTGGCGGAATTTGCTGGACGCCTTCGGGCAGCTGAGTTCAGCGTGGGACACCGCCGTCGAAGCCCAACGCCAGGCCCCGCAAGGCCAAGGACCCGGCGCAGGCACGCTCCCGGACGACTTGGTGGCGGCGTTCACGCTCGCGGCGACCCGGGGTTCAGAGGCGCTCACCGGCATCGCGGAAATGCTCGCCGCGCAATCCAGCAACGAAGAAATCGAGGCGACCGTCCAGGCGCAACGCGCGGCCAGCCAACACTGGGAGGCCGCCCGCGCCGACTCCTGAGAAACTTCCGACGCCATTTGGACATCACGCGGCCTGCGCGAGCCGCGTGCGCCGGTCGGCGGCACGAGGACCACGATCCCGCTCCGGCATCCGGCGTTTCCTACCGGTCGCGATCGACGATGCTGCGGGTGGATGAGCCGCAGCACGATGTTCGCGGTGAGCCAGGGTGCGGATCTTCATGATCTCTCCGGAATCCCGTCCGCCTGCCGGGGTAGATGACGTGGCGTCATGTCCTTCGGTGACGCCCCGCCCCTTCACACGCGACGGTCGATGGAATGCGATGAGGACATGACATCCGGGCCGATTCCCCTCGAGCACCCCGCGACCGTGCCGTTCTGGTTGCGACCCTTTCGGCTCATGCGCGAGAACGTGCGCGCTTACCTCATCATCAACGCGGCCGCTTACGGCCTCATCATCATCGGGTTCGCGATCGGCCTCGGCTTCCCCGAACTCCACGCGGCGCGGTCCGCGTCCCTGGAAGCGGACGGCACCGGCGATTTGGTGCGCTGGCTGGTGAACACTCCGCCGCTGTTCGCGCTCACGATCCTCGCCGTCAACGTTTTCCGGCTCAGCCTGCTGACCATCGCGCTGCCGTCCCTCGTCGTGCCCTTCGCCGGACTCGCGTTCTTCGGCTACTGGGCGGTCGAGACCGGCGTCACGTTGGTTCCGATCTCCCCTCCAGGGTGGGTGGCGCTCATTCCCCACTCGTTGACCCTCGTCATCGAGATCCAGGCCTACGTGCTCCTTCTGCTCGGCGCGTACCTCCTGGGCAGGTGCTGGTTGTTCCCCCGCGCTTTCGGTGCGAAGAACCGGCGCCAGGGCTACGTCCGAGGCCTGAAACGGATCGGACTGCTGGCGCTGCCCGCGCTCGCGCTGCTCATCGTCGGGGCGGTGTGGGAGGCGTACTCACTGCGGTATTTCGTGCACCCGCTCAGCCGGCTGCTGCTGTGATCCTCGCCGGAACCGGGTTGGACGGCGGGATCGCAGTGCGTCGAACCCGTACGAATCAGAACCGCCCCAGTAGCCGGTTCCCCGGCGCCTGCGGATCCGTGCTGGTGATGAAGTCGGTGACCCGGATCAGAGCTTCCTCGTACGTCATCCGGGCAGGGTCCGCGGTCCGCATCGCCGCCCAGGTCTGCTCGGCCTCGTCGTCGCTGAGTTCGACGATCTCGGTGCCGAGCCGCTTCGCATCCGCCTTGCTGATCAAGCCGATGTTGTCGGCGTCGAGCATGGCGAAGGTGAGGTTGGTGAGTACGCCGATGTAGAGCATGGTGGTGTCCGGCATCGTCGTGATCCTGTTGGCCATGACGGTGACGAACTGTTCGACGTCCAGGCTCTTGGGGTCGGGTACGTCCACGGGGTTCTCGATGAGGGTCTGCCAGATTTCGTTGATCGCGGTCACCATCTGCCGCGCGCGAGGAGATCCGGGCGAATTCCCGGTGAGACCGGCAAAGCTGTTGGCGAGTCGTACCGTGTCGGCCGGGGTGACCACTCCGTCGCCATCGACGTCCAGAACTTCGAATCCCCGGATCTGCTTGCGGCGAAGCAGCGGATCCTGCCCAGTGTCGCCCTTGCCTGCGGCTACGGCTACGCCCCCGGAACCGGCTGTCACCGCTGCGACCGTGCTCGCCATGAGTCCGGCGGCGCCGCGCAGTACGCCTCGTCGAGCCAGGGCGGACGTCGAGGCTGATTCAGGGGTTGCGGTGGGGTTCTGGTTGCTTTCCAAAGCTGCTCCCATTTGATCGAATCGTCTGCGCACCTCCGGGGGGCGCGGACGCGATGTCGAGTGCGGCGAAGACTACCGACGCTGATCACGTCCATGAATGACTCCGCGCGTGCTTCACCAAAAAGGTGACAAGGAGGTCGCTGTTCACGAGGGCCGCCGGTGCAGGTCGGAAACGTGGCCATATCTCGCGCGACGTTGTTGATGAGCATCTTCAGCAAGCCATCCGGTCCGGCCGGACCGCAACGAATGCTGCTATTTATCCCACGCACGAGGCCATCGCAACCAACTGACATTGAAATAGCTCGATCGGATGTGGTTTGGCCTCGACGGCCCGGAACGCTGTTAGCGTCCCGAATGCAAGATCGCGAACGGCGTTTCTGTGCCGGTCACGCCGTGGACTCGAAAGGCTTGTGGTGGCTGAAGAACCGACGAACGACGAAGCGACGGACGTGACCCGGAGATCGGTACTGCCTGGCACCGCGGGGCTGGCGGCAGGGGCCGTGTCCGGCATGGCGATGGCGGGCGGGGCGGAGGCCGCGCCGAAGCCGGACGCGGCGACCACGATCGCGGCCGCGGAGCGGCTGGCGGCATCCCAGGACTCGTACCTGCGGCGCAAGCAGCTGTGGATGTTCGAGGTGCTCGACGACGACGGCGACGGCGCGGTGACGCCCGCGGACACGATGCAGTTCGCGCACCGCCTGGCGCGGTTGACCGGGCACGCCGAGGACTCGCCGCGCGCGCAGCAGATGGAAGCGACGGTGAACCGGATCTGGCACGCGCTGGTGGTCAAGCCCGCCTGGGTGCCGGACCCGAAGCGGCTGGACCGGGAGCAGTTCGTCACCGTGATGGCGAACAGCGTGGCGGAAACACCGGACAAGACGCTGCAGTACATCGGTGTGGTCACGAACCTGGCGTTCGCGATGGCGGACGAAGATCAGGACGGGCGGGTCACCCGCAACGACGGGATCCGACTCGTCACGGACGTGTTGCGCGTCGAACCGCAGCACGCCGAACACGCGTGGACCGTGGTGGACGCCGACCAGAACGGGTACCTCGGGTACGCGGAGGTCTTGATGGCGGTGACCGACTTCATCATCAGCACGGACCCGCAGGCGCTCGGCAACCTCGCGCTCGGTCGTATCTGACGCTGTGGCAGGAACATTCGGCGGCACCGGTCTCGTCGAACTCGCTCAGCGGGTGACGAGGCCGGCACACCTGGTGGCGCACGAGCGGGACGGTGCGCTGGGGCTCTCGGAACGGCCGGTTCCAGGCACCGTCGGCACGGTGCCCGCCATGTATCCGGAGTGGCTGGGCGACCAGCGTTTCACCGAGGCGCACGACGTGCGCTTTCCTTACGTCGCAGGGGAGATGGCGCACGGCATCGCGAGCGTCGAGCTGGTAGAGGCGATGGCGCGGGCGGAGATGCTGGCGTTCTTCGGCGCGGCGGGACTCGGTCTGGAGCGGTTCGACCGGGATTTGGAGCGGTTGCGAACGCGTCTCACCGGGTGGAGGAACTGGGGCGTCAACCTGATCCACCGCCCCGACGATGCGGCCATGGAAGACGAAGTCGCGGTACGCCTCTTACGCGCGGGGGTACCGAAGATCTCGATGTCGGCGTTCCTGGACATCACACCCGCGGTGGTGCGATGTGCGGCCTCCGGACTGCGGGCCGACGCGACGGGCCGGATCATCCGCAAGACCGCGGTGTTCGCCAAGGTTTCACGCCCCGAGACGGCCGAGCTGTTCCTGTCCCCACCCCCTCCCGGCCTGGTTCGCCGGCTCGTGGACAACGGTGACCTCACCGAGGAGGAGGGGCGGCTGGCCGTCCGGGTACCGGTGGCCGACGACATCACCGTCGAAGCGGACAGCGGTGGGCACACCGATGGCCGACCGCTGGTAGCCGTCCTGCCCGCGGTCCTTTCCCTGGCACGGCGGAAGAATCCGGCGGTGCGGGTGGGCGCGGCAGGCGGGCTCGGTGATCCGGCCGCAGTGGCGGCGGCGTTCGCACTCGGCGCGGCCTACGTCGTCACGGGATCGGTGAACCAGATGTCGGTCGAGGCCGCGGTCAGCGACGAGGCGAAGGCCATGCTCGCGCAGGCCGGGGTGGCGGACATGGCGATGGCGCCGGCGGGCGACATGTTCGAGCTCGGAGCCAAGGTCCAGGTTCTGCGCCGCGGAACCATGTTCGCCGGTCGGGCGGCCCGGCTGCGCCAGCTGTACGTCGAGCATCCGTCGCTGGAGTCGCTTGCTGCGGAGACCAGGAGCTCATTGGAGCGCGAGGTCTTCGGGACGGGTCTGGACGAGGTGTGGCGGCTGACCGAGCAGTACTGGTCGCAGCGTTGCCCGGCCGAGATGGTCCGGGCGCAGGCTGACCCGAAGCACAAGATGGCCCTGGTCTTCTGCTGGTACCTGGGCAATTCGGCCACCTGGGCGGTCGAAGGTGCGCCGGGGCGCCGCAACGACTACCAGCTGTGGT harbors:
- a CDS encoding DUF6292 family protein yields the protein MNHEVLDQQVRERTREKMSLASTIVGYLDEVRAAAEVLEIPVSNSKAVTSEARLEVELDHAPDLRVGWTPYQGWYYRTDQDDVYYRVGSETDAASLMPEASAVAGWLQLLSTGNRDGHADAPEELDPEDQALVERLVTFGGGADPHSPD
- a CDS encoding stage II sporulation protein M, translated to MRENVRAYLIINAAAYGLIIIGFAIGLGFPELHAARSASLEADGTGDLVRWLVNTPPLFALTILAVNVFRLSLLTIALPSLVVPFAGLAFFGYWAVETGVTLVPISPPGWVALIPHSLTLVIEIQAYVLLLLGAYLLGRCWLFPRAFGAKNRRQGYVRGLKRIGLLALPALALLIVGAVWEAYSLRYFVHPLSRLLL
- a CDS encoding EF-hand domain-containing protein — its product is MAEEPTNDEATDVTRRSVLPGTAGLAAGAVSGMAMAGGAEAAPKPDAATTIAAAERLAASQDSYLRRKQLWMFEVLDDDGDGAVTPADTMQFAHRLARLTGHAEDSPRAQQMEATVNRIWHALVVKPAWVPDPKRLDREQFVTVMANSVAETPDKTLQYIGVVTNLAFAMADEDQDGRVTRNDGIRLVTDVLRVEPQHAEHAWTVVDADQNGYLGYAEVLMAVTDFIISTDPQALGNLALGRI
- a CDS encoding PfaD family polyunsaturated fatty acid/polyketide biosynthesis protein, yielding MAGTFGGTGLVELAQRVTRPAHLVAHERDGALGLSERPVPGTVGTVPAMYPEWLGDQRFTEAHDVRFPYVAGEMAHGIASVELVEAMARAEMLAFFGAAGLGLERFDRDLERLRTRLTGWRNWGVNLIHRPDDAAMEDEVAVRLLRAGVPKISMSAFLDITPAVVRCAASGLRADATGRIIRKTAVFAKVSRPETAELFLSPPPPGLVRRLVDNGDLTEEEGRLAVRVPVADDITVEADSGGHTDGRPLVAVLPAVLSLARRKNPAVRVGAAGGLGDPAAVAAAFALGAAYVVTGSVNQMSVEAAVSDEAKAMLAQAGVADMAMAPAGDMFELGAKVQVLRRGTMFAGRAARLRQLYVEHPSLESLAAETRSSLEREVFGTGLDEVWRLTEQYWSQRCPAEMVRAQADPKHKMALVFCWYLGNSATWAVEGAPGRRNDYQLWCGPAAGAFNTWAAGSFLAEPGERTVAQIARNLLQGAAVLTRVHQLSTFGARLPADAFDFRPRPLA